A stretch of Actinomycetota bacterium DNA encodes these proteins:
- a CDS encoding bifunctional alpha,alpha-trehalose-phosphate synthase (UDP-forming)/trehalose-phosphatase, with protein sequence MPRLILVSNRLPVTVERRKGELSFKGSVGGVATGLGSYHNTHESLWVGWADIASGRLDAEDREIVRTRLREEHSCVPVFLTADDVRGYYHGFSNRTLWPLLHHFAQYAEFDPRMWQAYERVNRKFRDAVLEITKPGDIIWVQDYQLMLLPKMLRDELPEATIGFFMHIPFPSFEVFRMLPWRRELLEGLLGADLVGFHTYDYVRHFLGSARRLLGTEDQYGRVSVDERLVLVDAFPMGIDYDRYADGVASKRAQREIETIRTRTQNRKLVLSVDRLDYTKGIPERLRTFEALLDRHPSWRGRVSLMLVAVPSRTRVEQYRELKREVDELVGSINGAYSTLEWTPVRYHYRSLPFHMLVGTYGAADVALVTPLRDGMNLIAKEYVATCIDGIGVLVLSEMAGAAKELAEAVLVNPNDRDAMVEALLEALTMAPDEQRARNEAMQRRLRRYTVQRWAEDFLGRLQEIKLTQVGFGAHLLDEWATERMLTEFRDASRRLLLLDYDGTLVGFSKRPEDARPPTEVLELLAGLAADPRNEVVVISGRDRETLDDWLGDLHVDLVAEHGVWIKGRRGEWVTIEPMNADWKDRVRPVLEMYVDRTPGTFVEEKDFSLVWHFRAVDRGLGETRVRELKEELVSVVGDYGLAAMEGNKVLEVKAAGVNKGRAAHRWMCREDACFTVVFGDDRTDEDVFEVAADMKWTVKVGTGPTRAHWSVRSYRDVRELLARMLKGDAK encoded by the coding sequence ATGCCACGACTGATCCTCGTTTCGAACAGGCTCCCGGTCACCGTGGAGCGCCGCAAGGGTGAGCTGTCCTTCAAAGGCAGCGTCGGCGGCGTAGCCACCGGCCTGGGCTCGTACCACAACACGCACGAGAGCCTGTGGGTCGGCTGGGCCGATATCGCATCGGGTCGTCTCGATGCCGAGGACCGCGAGATCGTCCGCACCCGCCTGCGCGAGGAGCACTCGTGCGTGCCGGTGTTCCTCACCGCCGATGATGTCCGCGGCTACTATCACGGCTTCTCCAACCGCACCCTGTGGCCGCTCTTGCACCACTTCGCGCAGTACGCCGAGTTCGACCCGCGCATGTGGCAGGCGTACGAGCGCGTGAACCGCAAGTTCCGCGACGCCGTGCTCGAGATCACGAAGCCAGGCGACATCATCTGGGTCCAGGACTACCAGCTCATGCTCCTGCCGAAGATGCTCCGCGACGAGTTGCCTGAAGCCACCATTGGCTTCTTCATGCATATACCGTTTCCGTCGTTCGAGGTCTTCCGCATGCTCCCGTGGCGCCGCGAACTGCTCGAAGGGCTCCTCGGCGCGGATCTCGTCGGGTTCCATACCTACGACTACGTGCGCCATTTCCTTGGCAGTGCGAGGCGCCTGCTTGGCACGGAGGATCAGTACGGCCGGGTGAGCGTGGACGAACGGCTCGTGCTCGTGGACGCATTCCCGATGGGCATCGACTACGACCGCTACGCCGACGGCGTGGCCAGCAAGCGCGCTCAGCGCGAGATTGAGACGATTCGCACCCGGACGCAGAACCGTAAGCTAGTGCTCTCGGTCGACCGCCTCGACTACACGAAAGGCATCCCGGAACGCCTCCGGACGTTCGAGGCGTTGCTCGACCGGCACCCGTCGTGGCGCGGCCGGGTCTCGCTCATGCTCGTCGCTGTTCCCTCGCGCACGCGCGTGGAGCAGTATCGCGAACTCAAACGCGAGGTCGACGAGCTGGTCGGGTCGATCAACGGCGCTTACTCGACGCTCGAATGGACGCCCGTCCGCTACCACTACCGCTCACTGCCGTTCCACATGCTCGTTGGCACGTACGGCGCGGCCGACGTCGCGCTCGTCACCCCACTCCGCGACGGGATGAACCTCATCGCCAAGGAATACGTGGCGACCTGTATCGACGGCATCGGTGTACTCGTGCTCTCGGAGATGGCGGGAGCGGCCAAGGAACTCGCCGAGGCGGTGCTCGTGAACCCGAACGACCGCGACGCGATGGTCGAAGCACTGCTTGAGGCACTCACGATGGCCCCCGACGAGCAGCGCGCCCGCAACGAAGCCATGCAGCGCCGACTTCGTCGCTACACCGTGCAACGCTGGGCCGAGGACTTCCTTGGCAGACTGCAAGAGATCAAGCTCACGCAGGTCGGCTTCGGGGCGCACCTGCTCGACGAATGGGCAACCGAGCGCATGCTCACGGAGTTCCGCGACGCATCCCGACGCCTGCTTCTGCTTGACTACGACGGCACGCTCGTAGGGTTCTCGAAGCGCCCGGAAGACGCGCGCCCGCCGACCGAGGTGCTGGAGCTTCTCGCCGGACTGGCTGCCGACCCTCGCAATGAGGTTGTCGTGATCTCCGGCCGTGATCGCGAAACGCTCGACGACTGGCTAGGAGATCTGCACGTAGACCTCGTCGCCGAGCACGGCGTGTGGATCAAGGGTCGCCGCGGCGAGTGGGTGACGATCGAGCCGATGAACGCGGACTGGAAGGACCGGGTGCGCCCGGTGCTCGAGATGTATGTGGACCGCACGCCGGGGACCTTCGTGGAAGAGAAGGACTTCTCGCTGGTGTGGCATTTCCGCGCGGTCGATCGCGGTCTCGGCGAGACGCGCGTCCGCGAGCTCAAGGAAGAGCTGGTGAGCGTCGTGGGTGACTACGGGCTCGCCGCCATGGAGGGCAACAAGGTTCTCGAAGTGAAGGCGGCCGGGGTCAACAAAGGGCGCGCTGCGCACCGCTGGATGTGCCGCGAGGATGCTTGCTTCACCGTTGTCTTCGGCGATGACCGCACCGACGAGGACGTGTTCGAGGTGGCCGCCGACATGAAATGGACCGTGAAGGTGGGGACCGGCCCCACGCGCGCGCACTGGTCGGTGCGCTCGTATCGCGATGTACGTGAGTTGCTCGCGCGGATGCTGAAGGGTGATGCGAAATGA